Within Piliocolobus tephrosceles isolate RC106 chromosome 7, ASM277652v3, whole genome shotgun sequence, the genomic segment atacaaaaaaattagctgggcgtggtggcaggagcctgtagttactcagctactcaggaggctgaggcaggagaatggcgtgaacccgggaggtggagctggccgtgagcagagatcatgccactgcactccagcctgggcgacagtgggagactctgtctcaaaaacaaaaataaaacaaaaaaacactttctttgaGAGCAAAATATTTCAATGGTTTCGTTGTGCTGAAAAATGTGATATAAAGCTCAGGTTCAACATATGTCAGTTAGGACAAGCGTGTGTTTCATATTGTTGAAATTTTTGAATCATCAATAAATGTTATCTGTGTTATCACCAATATAATCACAAAGGGTCTGTTGAAATTTTTCACTGTGGTCAAAGAATTGTACATTTTATCTTATGAGTCTGTCAAGAGTTCCTCCTTATTATTTCAAACCAGCAATTATCTTCCCTAAAAAACGAAGCCATGGGCATTTTTCTCAGATACCTTGTCTTCAGTTCCTCCATGGACAGTGGACAGTTCCACCATAGATTCCTTCCCAAAGTTCAGAATGTGTGGTTCATCCCACTTCTTTGGAGCAGGCTAATTGAGATTATCGCTTGAGAGATAAGCATACAGAATATTCTACCTTCAAAGTGTTCCAAAAACCAGTTGGTTTTCTCTgtgatcctctccctcttttttttttttttttttttttgagatcaagtcttgttctgtcacccatgctggagtgcaatggcacaatctcggctcactgcagccccttgACTCCTGGTTCAAccgatcctaccacctcagcctcccaagtagctgggattacaggcatgcaccactgcacctggctaatttttgtaatttttagtacagacggggtttcaccatgttggtcaggctggtctccaactcctgacctcaggtgatccacctaccttggcctcccaaagtactgggattacagacataagccaccatgcccggccacaattCTCATATTTATTAGCTGTGAATCAAATTCTAATTAAAACTTCGTGATAAGATTCttgactgggtgcggtgactcagtCCTGTAATATCAGctttttgggaggttgagacaggcggatcacctgaggtcaggagtttgagatccgcctggccaacatggagaaaccctgtctctactaaaacatatgaaaattagctgagtttggtggtgggcgcctgtaatcccagctagtcgggaggctgaggcaggagaatcgcttgaacccaggaggcagtggttgcagtgagctgagatcataccattgcactccagcctgggaaacaaagtgagactccatctcaaaaaaaaaaaaaaaaaaaaaaaaaagaagattctcGTGCTCACTTTGCCCCACCCAGGCCATTCTGTTTActtttacctgaaaatatttgaaaaatgtgctACTCTCTTCCCACAGAAAAATCATATATCTCAAATGATTAACTTTCTTTTCAGGATTTAAGGTAAAATGACAAAACTGGTCTTTGATGTCCCACAGTATCTGATACACTGTTTTCCCTCATGCTTCATTCCAGGTCACTTGCTGTGGTGTTCCTGCtcttccttttcactttcttgagaaGCAATTACTCAGTCTTTTCCATCTTATTAAACTCTTCTTACATTTCTGTGTCCAGTTAATTTCaggatatttttaattaattggtTTTACATTACATACTCACATAAGCTTTCCATTGTCTCCAAGTTATTAGAGGcccatttaaaaaagagaaaatagtttttaacCTCTAAACTTCTTcactaaaatgtttaataaatgaaagttataccagcactttgggagactgaggcaggtggatcacctgaggtcaggagttcgtgaccagcctggccaacatggtgaaaccccatctgtactaaaaatacaaaaaattagccgggcgtggcggcaggtgcttgtaatcccagctacttgggaggctgaggtagcagaattgcttgaacctgggaggtggaggttgcagtgaatcgagatggcgccactgaactccagcctgggtgacaagagtgaaacaatctcataaaaaaaaattaataaaatcattttcaaaacatttagtCTACACCTGCCATTCTCACCTCATGACAATCCTACAAAGGCAGAGGCTCTGTTTCCGGATCACACTCTCTGTCGTGTGACTGCTCACAGTGGTGCTTCAACCTTGGCACAGGGAGAGTAAATGACTGCACAGTGAAGAAACAATCAAGACAGCCCACATAAACTAGAGCTATCCGACTAGCTTAGGAGATTGTGTAGTCCTTCCACAGCAGGCAGAGCTGAACCTGAATGCCCTGGGCATTGCCCATGAGGACAAAGGGGCTGACTGTGGGGAAACAGGCAGTGGTCAGTGCAGATGTGTTCACCAGCTACCAGCTGGGGTTAGGGTACTTAGCCAAAAATGGTGTGAAGGCAGAGGTGAGGGGACAGAATGATGCAAAGGTGCTCACTAGAACAAGGATGCTTTGGGTCACTCTGAACTCGGGGAGGACCTGGGGGGGAGGTTAGTCCTGTGAAGGTGTTGAACCCACTGCCTGTGCCTGTGCAGAATAAAGACCATggagctgctggcccaggtggtGAGGCCCAAACACAAAACATTGTAGGATCATGACAACATTATATGTAGTAATATTGTAATTCTGTTACTACCTATTGTACAACAATATCCCAAATCTCTTTTCCATGTGTTATTTTTGTTACTCCACTTGTCAGTCATACTCCTAAGAAAAACGGTATTTACCAGCATGTTCAGCGCCCAGCACAGGAGGGTGAAGGCCCCAGTGTATCTGGGAGCGTGTAGTTTCAGCTCTGCCCACCTGGACTTTGTGGGGCCGATCGTGATGGCCTGGaagatactcaggaggcaggTGGTGCCCGTGCACACACCCCTGCCCACTcggtgaaaacaaaacaaatttgcaCCCAGTGTCACTGAGGAAATGTTTCAGCCCCAAAGTGGCCATTGCTTGTGGGACTCCTTTAGAGAGAATGACCAACGAGTTGGCTATAGTCAGGTGCTGGAGAATCAGATCTGTGGACTTGAACATGCATCTGGTGAAATAAAGGAAACTATAATGATAAAGAAGAAAGCAATTGCCCAGGAATCCTACTGTGGCCTGAGATAATAAGATCACTCCTATTGTCATATCCCTGGCGGCCATTTGCCATTTTTCAATGACTTATATTCCTATTCAGAGTGAAAGGATCCTGTGTGAAAACAGGAGGCCTGTTGTACCATGGCAACAGAAATCCACTCTTGTGGACCATAGTTTTCAAACCATTAATTGTCTTTTTTCTGAGAGTtttgctataaaaatatatatatgtatatagatacacATTCCTAGCATAAGAGTGTTAATAACAGTGTTTTATGTATAACTGTTACAACAATTCTCTGAAGTGCTTTATTGTTCCCATTTGATGGGTGAGGCAATCTCGGGCACAGGAAAGCTGAATGACACTCCCAAAGTCACTTCCTTGTAAGAGGCAGTGTCAGAAGTTGCTAGTGTACTATGCTGGCTTAGCAgcagacatatttatttatttatttattctgagaaggagtagagtgcagtggcaccatctcggctcactgcaacctctgcctcccaggttcaagtgattctcccaccttagcctcccgagtagctgggattacaggtgcctgccaccacacctggctaatttgtgtatgtttaatagacacagggtttcaccatgttggccaggctggtcacaaactcccgacctcaggtgatctgcccctccaNNNNNNNNNNNNNNNNNNNNNNNNNNNNNNNNNNNNNNNNNNNNNNNNNNNNNNNNNNNNNNNNNNNNNNNNNNNNNNNNNNNNNNNNNNNNNNNNNNNNtatggaaaacagtatggcaattcctcaaggatctagaactagatgtaccatatgacccagccatcccactactgggtatatacccaaaggattataaatcatgctgctataaagacacatgcacacatatgtttattgcggcactattcacaatagcaaagacttggaatcaacccaaatgtccatctgtgacagactggattaagaaaatgtggcacatatacaccatggaatattatgcagccataaaaaggatgagtttgtgtcctttgtggggacatggatgcagctggaaaccatcattcttagcaaactatcacaagaacagaaaaccaaacaccacatattctcactcataggtgggaactgaacaatgagatcacttggactcgggaaggggaacatcatacattggggcctatcatggggaggggggaggagaagggattgcattgggagttatacctgatgtaaatgacgaattgatgggtgctgacgagttgatgggtgcagcacaccaacatggcacaagtatacatatgtagcaaacctgcacgttatgcacatgtaccctagaacttaaaagtacaataaaaaagaaaaaaaaagaaaactgctcaatgaaaagagaggcttaactgagtggaaggaattaagaaaacacagagcagtttcatagaaagctttcttctggattttacctgaggatatttctttctccatattctaagtatcgttcccaaatgtccccctcagattccacaaaaacagtgatttcaagctgctgaatccaaggaattgtttaactctatgagacgaatacacacatcacagagcagatgctcagaaagtttctctgcaggtttcatcagaagatgtttccttgctcaccacaagtctccaggCATCattaagtatcccttcacagattcttcaaagacagagttttgaaactggccAGCATAGATtgagcattaactctgtgaagtgaatgcacatatcagagagcagattcttggattgcttcttcctcgatttaattttggtatatttcactattcgccatagtcctcaatgcgctccgaaataccacattttcggtttcacaggaacagtgttcaaatgctgccttttgAGAGAAGTgatttaactccctgagtggaacgcatgcatcacaaagtcgtttctcagaaagcttctctccactttttatctgaagatatcttctctttcactgtagacctgaatgtgctcccgaatgtccccttgcaTATCCCCGCATGAAAgattttccaaactgcgtaatatcagACAAGTTTTAACTAcacgagatgaataaatatatctaacacaaagcagtttcacagaaatctttccagtttttgtctgaggatatttcatttttcaccttagccatccctatactcccgaatgtctcttggtacctttttctacaaaagggattccagaaacctctaggagaagagaggtgagtggaatgtacacgtcattctgtgagtggaatgctgtgagtagaatgcacacgtcacaaagcagctcctcagaaaggttctctccagtttctatctgatgacgtttcctttctcaccgtaagcctccaCAAACTGttgaatatcccctcacagactaagcaaaaacagtgctatgattctgctcaaagaaaaaagaagattaagtttgtgagcggaattcacgtgacacagagcagtttcacagaaaggttccttctgttttctccctgaggttatttctttttcaggatattttaaagagtgttttcaaatgtcctttcgtagattccaaagaaacagtgatttcaaactgctcaatccgaagaatgattttactctatgagatgagcacaaacttcacaaaagagttgcacaggaagcttctctcaaatattcgatggaagacatttccttgctcgacacaggccgctggttgccacttagtatcccttcacagaaccctcaaagttcgattttcaacctgggaaatgtagagtaagctttcaaCCTGGGTAAAAAtatacatgtcagagagcaattttttcgagtgcttctttctgttttttattgcacatttcaattttgccgtggtcttcaatgtgctctgagtATGAcagttttggttttacaagaacagtgtccAAATTGTACCTTATGTGAAGAACGTTATAACTCCCTGataggaatgcacacgtcaccaagcagtttctcagaaagcttctctcccgtttacATCTGacgatattttctatttcactataggccggAATATGATCCCCAATATCACCTCGCagatacatccacgagggagtttccaagctgtgtaatgtaaaggaagcctcatctacgtgagatgaattaacattgcaaaaatcagattcacagaaagattctttcctgttctactctgaagatatttcatttttcaccatagtcctcaaagtgctcccgaaggtcccttcgtggattcttccatgacagtttccaagctgctgaatgtAGAGAAAGCATTActtatatgagatgattacacatatcacagagtagtttcctagaaagctttttccagttttagtctgaggctatttcccttttcaccatcggcacgaACATGCTCCCGTATATCActcggtacctgtttctccaaaagggattccccaacgctgtatgagaacagaggtataacactgtgagtggaatgcacacatcacaaggcagttccttagaaagcctctctccagttttggtctgaacatatttcctttttcaccgtaagcctcaaagtgctcccgaatatcccgtcacatgctaagcatacacagggttagtaaactgctcaatgaaaagaggggcttaaccgagtgagagccattaaggcgacacagaggagtttcacagataggttccttctggattttccgtgaggatatttctttctccatgttctaaggatcgttcccaaatgtccattctcatattccacaaaaacattgatttcaagctgttcaatcaaaagaatggtttaactctatgagacgaatacacaaatAGCAAGGcagttttcagaaagtttctctgcaggtttcattggaagacgtttccttgctcaacacaagcctctgggcgtcactaaatatcacttcagagattctccaaagacagagtttcgaaactggataacatagagtaagcattaagtctgtgaagtgaatgcacatatcagagagcagattcttagaatgcttcttcgtcgattttatttcagtatatttcactactcactgtagtcctcaatgcattccaaaatatcactttttcggtttgaCAGGAATAGTGTTTAATcactgccttgtgggaaaagaggtataactccctgattgaAATGCATACATTCCACagtcttttctcagaaagcttctatccactttttatctgaagatacctcctctttcaccaaaggcctgaatgtgctcccgaatgtgccTTCACGTATCCGTTCATGATGGAGATTCGAATCTGCCTAATATAATataagttttaactatgccagatgaataaatatacgtaacacaaagcagttttccagaaatcttttttccagtttttttctgaggatatttcatttttcaccatagctatctctatactcccgaatgtctcttggtagcttcttctccagaAGGGATTCcaaaatcctctaggagaagcaagatgagtggaatgcacaagtcattgtgtgagtggaatgcacaacgtcattctgtgagtggaattctgttaGTGgactgcacacgtcacaaagcaggtccttagaaaggttctctccagtttctttctgaggacgtttcctttctcaccgtgagcCTCTAAGTgcccctgaatatcccttctcagactaaacagaaacagagatatgatactgctcaatgaaaagagaagcttaactctgtcagtggaattcacgtgacacagagcagtttcacagaaagcttccttctggtttctctctgagggtatttctttttcacgatattctaaagagcatttccaaatgtcctttctcagattccacagaaacagtgatttcaaactaccaaatccaaagaataattaaaatctaTTAGATGAACCCAAACTTCACATAAGAGTTGTGCAGAATGTTTCTCTCAAATGTtagatggaaaatatttccttgctcaacacaggcctccggttgccacttactatacctttgcagaaccctgaaagaccgactttcaaactgggaaatgtagagtaacctttaaccctgtgtaaaaatggacatgtcagagagcagtttcttcgagtgcttttttctgttttttattggatatttcaattttgccatagtcttcaatatgctccgaatatcactcttttggttttacaggaacagtgttcaaactgtgccttatgagaagaaagttataactccctgagtggaatgcacacatcacgaagcagtttctcagaaaacttctctccaatttttatctgactatgcttcctatttcaccataggcctgaatgtgatcccaaatatgccttcacggatccatccacgagggagtttccaagctgtgaaatgtaaagaaagcttcatctgtgtgagatgaataaacataggaaaaagtaGATTCAtataaagcttctttccctttttttctgaacatatttcttttttcacaattgtcctcaaaatgctcccgaagttcccttcgtggatacgtccatgacagtttccaagctttgttatgtaaagaaagcattatgtatgtgagatgatttcacttatcacagagtagattcctagaaagctttttccatttttagtctgaggctatttcccttttaaccctcggcaccaacatgctcccatATGTCACTtggtgcctgtttctccaaaagcgtTTTCCCGAccttgtatgagaagagaggtataacactgtgtgTGAAATGCAgccgtcacaaggcagttcctcagataGATTCTCTCCAGTcttgttctgaacatatttcctttttcaccgtaagtctcaaactgctcccgaatatcccgtcacatgctaaggaTACACACTttcagaaaactgctcaatgaaaagaggggcttaacggagtgagagccattaagatgacacagagcagtttcacagaaagcttcctgctgaattttacctgaggatatttctttctccatgttctaaggatcgttcccaaatgtacttcctcatactccacaaaaacagtgatttcaagctgttcaatccaaagaacggttttactctatgagacaaatacacacatcgcaaagcagttgctcagaaagcttagcggcaggtttcattggaagacttttccttgctcaccacaagcctgtggacgtcactaaatatcccttcacagatgcttcaaagacagagttttgaaactgggcaacatagaggaagcattatctctgtgaagtgaatgcacctatcagagagGAGATTGTTGGAACgactcttcctcgattttatttcagtatatttcactattcgccatagtcctcaatgtgctccgaaatatcactttttcggtttcccaggaacagtgttcaaacactgccttgtgagaaaagaggtataactccctgagtggaatgcatacatcacaaagtcgtttctcaaaaaccttctctccactttctatctaaagatatctcctctttcatcgtaggcctgaattttttcccaaatgtccctttgtgtaTCCATGCATGATGAAATTTCCAGACATCTTAATATAAGAGAAGTTTTAATTATtcgagaagaataaatatatctaacacaaagcagtttcacagaaatcttctttcagtttttgtctgaggatatttcctttttcaccatagccatctctatactcctgaatgtctcttggtagcttcttctccaaaaggaattccggaaatctctaggagaataaaggtgagggaaatgcacacgtcacaaaataACTCCCCAGAAACTTCTGtcctgtttctatctgaagacgtttccttttttactgtaagcctcaaagcactcctgaatctccctcacagtctaaacaaaaacagtgttatgatactgctcattgaaaacagaagcttatatgtgtgagcagaattcacgtgacacagagcagtttcacagaaagcttccttctggtttctctctgaggttctttctttttcaggatattctaaaagcgtttccaaatgtcctttctcagattccacagaaacagtgatttcaaggtcGCCGTCAGGGCCCCAGGGAGCGCGGGGCGCCGCTGCTGCTCCTCATCGGCTCGGTTCTGTCCACTGGGCAGCGCCCAGAAATGCGGACGCCACCAGCGATCGAGTCCACCCGTGAGGGCACACCGCAGTCGGCGGGCGGCAGACTCCGCTTCCTCAACGGCTGCATACCCCTCTCGCATCAGGTGGCCAGGCACATGTACGGGAAGGACAAAGTGGGTATACTACAACATCCAGATGGCACAGTTTTGAAACAGTTACAACCACCTCCAAGGGGCCCAAGAGAGCTGGAATTCTATAATATGGTTTATGCTGCTGACTGTTTTGATGGTGTTCTTCTAGAGCTacgaaaatatttgccaaaatattATGGCATCTGGTCACCTCCCACTGCACCAAACGATTTATACCTAAAACTGGAAGATGTGACCCATAAATTTAATAAGCCCTGTATAATGGATGTAAAGATAGGGCAAAAAAGCTATGATCCTTTTGCCTCATCTGAGAAGATTCAGCAACAGGTCAGCAAGTACCCATTAATGGAAGAGATTGGGTTCTTGGTGCTTGGCATGAGGGTTTATCATGTTCATTCCGATAGCTATGAGACACAAAATCAGCATTATGGAAGAAGCttaacaaaagaaactataaaggaTGGAGTCTCCAGATTTTTTCATAATGGATATTGCTTAAGAAAAGATGCTGTTGCTGCCAGTATTCAGAAGATTGAGAAAATTCTGCAGTGGTTTGAAAACCAGAAGCAGCTTAACTTTTAGGCAAGTTCATTACTATTAGTTTATGAAGGTTCATCTCAGCCAACCACTACAAAGTTGAATGACAGAACTTTGGCAGAAAAGTTTTTGTTCAAAGGACAACTGTCAGACACAGAAGTACTAGAGTACAATAATAACTTTCATGTGTTAAGTTCCACAGGTAATAGAAAAATAGAGGCTTCAGTGGGCAAAAGCTTGTCCAAAATGTATGCTCGTCACaggaaaatgtatacaaaaaagCATCACAGTCAGACTTCATTGAAAGTTGAAAATCTGGAGCAAGACAATGGATGGAAAAGCATGTCACAGGAACATTTAAATGGAAATGTACTTTACCAACTAGAAAAAGTTTTCTGCCATCTTCCCACTGGTTGCCAAGAGATCGCTGAAGTAGAAGTACGAATGATAGATTTTGCTCATGTGTTCCCTAGCAACACAATAGATGAGGGATATGTTTATGGGCTAAAGCATTTAATTTCTGTACTTCGAAGTATTTTAGACAATTGAATTCTCTGTTACAGTCTTTTTAAAGGATGGGCCAATCATAATGAAGAGGAGCAGTCAGTATCTCTGCACCTGTAATGCTGTGTAAAAAATTT encodes:
- the LOC116418853 gene encoding inositol polyphosphate multikinase-like; amino-acid sequence: MRTKGLTVGKQAVVSADVFTSYQLGLGYLAKNGVKAEGPRERGAPLLLLIGSVLSTGQRPEMRTPPAIESTREGTPQSAGGRLRFLNGCIPLSHQVARHMYGKDKVGILQHPDGTVLKQLQPPPRGPRELEFYNMVYAADCFDGVLLELRKYLPKYYGIWSPPTAPNDLYLKLEDVTHKFNKPCIMDVKIGQKSYDPFASSEKIQQQVYHVHSDSYETQNQHYGRSLTKETIKDGVSRFFHNGYCLRKDAVAASIQKIEKILQWFENQKQLNF